From a single Streptomyces sp. 1331.2 genomic region:
- a CDS encoding RNA-binding S4 domain-containing protein, translating to MAEHEGSVRVDSWIWSVRLVKTRALAAAACRAGHVRVNGERAKPAQALKPGDEVRVREEGYERVVVVRQLIRKRVGAAAAAECVVDNSPPRPPREFVAAAGQRDRGTGRPTKRERRDLDQLRGH from the coding sequence ATGGCTGAACACGAGGGAAGCGTGCGGGTGGACAGCTGGATCTGGTCGGTCCGGCTGGTCAAGACGCGGGCGCTGGCGGCGGCCGCCTGCCGGGCCGGGCACGTCCGGGTGAACGGCGAACGGGCCAAGCCGGCCCAGGCGCTGAAGCCCGGGGACGAAGTGCGGGTCCGCGAGGAGGGGTACGAGCGGGTCGTGGTCGTACGGCAGCTGATCCGCAAGCGCGTCGGCGCCGCGGCCGCGGCGGAGTGCGTGGTCGACAACAGCCCGCCGCGGCCGCCGCGCGAGTTCGTCGCAGCGGCCGGGCAGCGGGACCGCGGGACGGGACGCCCCACCAAGCGGGAGCGCCGCGACCTGGACCAGCTGCGCGGGCACTGA
- a CDS encoding VOC family protein yields MDWKLEVVVVPVSDVDRAKLFYEEQAGFTVDHDTRLRDGLRVVQLTPPGSRCSIVVGKGVIDSPPGSVKGLQLVVADIEKAHAELAARGVQVSPIQHFVAGTRVDGHGEAWNNFVFFNDPDGNGWAVQEAPAAA; encoded by the coding sequence ATGGACTGGAAGCTCGAAGTCGTGGTGGTCCCGGTGTCCGACGTGGACCGCGCGAAGCTCTTCTACGAGGAGCAGGCCGGCTTCACGGTCGACCACGACACCCGGCTGCGGGACGGACTCCGGGTGGTCCAGCTGACTCCTCCCGGATCGCGCTGCTCGATCGTGGTCGGCAAGGGCGTGATCGACTCGCCGCCCGGCTCGGTCAAGGGGCTCCAGCTGGTGGTGGCCGACATCGAGAAGGCGCACGCCGAACTCGCCGCGCGGGGCGTGCAGGTCAGCCCCATCCAGCACTTCGTGGCGGGAACCCGGGTCGACGGCCACGGCGAGGCGTGGAACAACTTCGTCTTCTTCAACGACCCGGACGGCAACGGCTGGGCCGTCCAGGAGGCGCCGGCCGCGGCGTAG
- a CDS encoding methyltransferase gives MNPQTTPAAAPPAATPFATPWGTFDLTRFPEDPRERLRAWDAADEYLLRHLAGETDSAAGAATELAGRRIAVLGDRWGALTTALAEHRPLQISDSHLGRKATAANLARAGAAVDEARLLTTRDSPPERIDVLLVRVPKSLALLEDQLHRLAPAVHEGTVVVGSGMVTEIHTSTLRLFERILGPTRTSLAVRKARLILCTPDPALAPGPSPWPHRYALPSGIGPASGRTVVNHAGTFCAERLDIGTRFLLAHLPTPAPGDRVVDLGCGNGVVGTAAALAGPGAELLFVDESHQAVASAEETFRTNLGPDARAEFLAADALAADVIAPGSVDLVLNNPPFHSHQATTDATAWRMFTGSKRALRPGGELWVVGNRHLGYHVKLRRLFGNCQLVAGNPKFVVLRAVKR, from the coding sequence ATGAATCCGCAGACCACGCCCGCCGCGGCGCCGCCCGCCGCGACCCCGTTCGCCACCCCGTGGGGCACCTTCGACCTCACCCGCTTCCCCGAGGACCCGCGCGAGCGGCTGCGGGCCTGGGACGCCGCCGACGAGTACCTGCTGCGCCACCTCGCGGGCGAGACGGACAGCGCGGCCGGCGCCGCCACCGAGCTGGCCGGCCGCCGGATCGCCGTCCTCGGCGACCGCTGGGGCGCACTGACCACCGCGCTCGCCGAGCACCGGCCGCTCCAGATCAGCGACTCCCACCTCGGCCGGAAGGCCACCGCGGCCAACCTGGCCCGGGCCGGCGCCGCCGTCGACGAGGCCCGGCTGCTCACCACCCGGGACAGCCCGCCGGAGCGGATCGACGTCCTGCTGGTGCGCGTCCCGAAGAGCCTGGCCCTGCTGGAGGACCAGCTGCACCGGCTCGCCCCCGCCGTCCACGAGGGCACCGTGGTGGTGGGCTCCGGCATGGTGACCGAGATCCACACCTCCACGCTCCGGCTCTTCGAGCGGATCCTCGGTCCGACCCGCACCTCGCTGGCCGTCCGCAAGGCCCGGCTGATCCTCTGTACACCGGACCCGGCGCTCGCCCCCGGTCCCAGCCCGTGGCCGCACCGCTACGCGCTGCCGTCGGGCATCGGCCCCGCCTCCGGCCGTACGGTCGTCAACCACGCCGGGACGTTCTGCGCCGAGCGGCTCGACATCGGCACCCGGTTCCTCCTCGCCCACCTGCCGACCCCCGCCCCCGGCGACCGGGTGGTGGACCTGGGCTGCGGCAACGGTGTGGTCGGGACGGCCGCCGCGCTGGCCGGGCCGGGCGCGGAGCTGCTGTTCGTGGACGAGTCGCACCAGGCGGTGGCCTCCGCCGAGGAGACCTTCCGCACCAACCTGGGCCCCGACGCCCGGGCCGAGTTCCTGGCCGCCGACGCGCTCGCGGCGGACGTGATCGCCCCGGGCTCGGTGGACCTGGTGCTCAACAACCCGCCGTTCCACTCCCATCAGGCCACCACCGACGCCACCGCCTGGCGGATGTTCACCGGATCGAAGCGGGCGCTGCGGCCCGGCGGTGAACTCTGGGTGGTCGGCAACCGCCACCTCGGGTACCACGTCAAGCTGCGCCGCCTCTTCGGCAACTGCCAACTCGTGGCCGGGAACCCCAAGTTCGTGGTGCTGCGCGCCGTCAAGCGCTGA
- the argC gene encoding N-acetyl-gamma-glutamyl-phosphate reductase, with product MALRVAVAGASGYAGGEVLRLLLGHPEVEIGALTGGSNAGTRLGALQPHLIPLADRVLEPTTPEVLADHDVVFLALPHGQSAAVAEALGENVLVVDCGADFRLRAAADWEQFYGSAHAGTWPYGLPELPGHRAALKGSNRIAVPGCYPTAVSLALFPAYAAGLAEPEAVVVAASGTSGAGKAAKPHLLGSEVMGSVSPYGVGGVHRHTPEMVQNLTPLAGEPVTVSFTPTLVPMPRGILATCSAKARPGVSAESLRAAYAEAFADEPFVHLLPEGQWPQTSSVYGANTALVQVALDATAGRIIAISAIDNLVKGTAGGAVQSMNIALGLPEELGLPVNGVAP from the coding sequence ATGGCATTGCGAGTCGCCGTCGCCGGCGCGAGCGGATACGCGGGCGGCGAGGTGCTGCGCCTGCTGCTCGGCCACCCCGAGGTGGAGATCGGAGCGCTGACCGGCGGCTCGAACGCGGGCACCAGGCTGGGCGCACTGCAGCCGCACCTGATCCCGCTCGCCGACCGCGTGCTCGAACCCACCACCCCCGAGGTGCTGGCCGACCACGACGTGGTGTTCCTGGCGCTCCCGCACGGCCAGTCCGCCGCCGTCGCCGAAGCCCTCGGCGAGAACGTCCTGGTGGTCGACTGCGGCGCCGACTTCCGGCTCAGGGCCGCCGCTGACTGGGAGCAGTTCTACGGCTCCGCGCACGCCGGCACCTGGCCCTACGGCCTGCCCGAACTCCCCGGCCACCGCGCCGCGTTGAAGGGCAGCAACCGGATCGCCGTACCCGGCTGCTACCCGACCGCGGTCTCCCTGGCGCTGTTCCCCGCCTACGCGGCCGGTCTCGCCGAGCCGGAGGCCGTCGTGGTCGCCGCCTCCGGCACCTCCGGCGCCGGCAAGGCCGCCAAGCCGCACCTGCTGGGCAGCGAGGTGATGGGCAGCGTCAGCCCGTACGGCGTCGGCGGCGTCCACCGGCACACCCCGGAGATGGTGCAGAACCTCACCCCGCTCGCGGGCGAGCCGGTCACCGTCTCCTTCACCCCCACCCTCGTCCCGATGCCGCGCGGCATCCTCGCCACCTGCTCGGCCAAGGCCCGGCCCGGGGTGAGCGCCGAGAGCCTGCGCGCCGCCTACGCCGAGGCGTTCGCGGACGAGCCCTTCGTCCACCTGCTGCCCGAGGGGCAGTGGCCGCAGACCAGCAGCGTCTACGGCGCCAACACCGCCCTGGTCCAGGTCGCCCTGGACGCCACCGCCGGGCGGATCATCGCGATCAGCGCGATCGACAACCTCGTCAAGGGCACCGCCGGCGGCGCGGTGCAGAGCATGAACATCGCCCTGGGCCTGCCCGAGGAGCTGGGCCTTCCCGTGAACGGAGTCGCACCGTGA
- the argJ gene encoding bifunctional glutamate N-acetyltransferase/amino-acid acetyltransferase ArgJ, producing the protein MTSPDNLGVTAAKGFRAAGVTAGIKASGTPDLALVVNDGPSLAAAGVFTANRVKAAPVLWSEQVLKGGQVSAVVLNSGGANACTGPLGFQDTHATAEKVAAELELNAGEVAVASTGLIGQRLPMDVLLPGVTLAVGELSETGGEAAAIAIKTTDTVHKTAQVTSPAGWTVGGMAKGAGMLAPSLATMLVVLTTDAAVDSAGLDDALRGATRTTFDRIDSDGCMSTNDTVLLLASGATGLTPDPAEFAEAVRTVSADLARQLIGDAEGASKDIRIDVTGAATEDEAVDVARTISRNNLLKCAIHGEDPNWGRVLAAIGTTTAAFDPNRLDVAINGVWVCRDGGVAEDRDLVDMKGREVVITANLNAGTASASLWTNDLTADYVHENSAYST; encoded by the coding sequence GTGACCAGTCCCGACAACCTCGGAGTCACCGCCGCCAAGGGCTTCCGGGCCGCCGGCGTGACCGCGGGCATCAAGGCCTCCGGCACCCCCGACCTCGCCCTGGTGGTCAACGACGGCCCCTCGCTCGCCGCCGCCGGCGTCTTCACCGCGAACCGGGTCAAGGCCGCGCCCGTGCTCTGGTCCGAGCAGGTCCTCAAGGGCGGCCAGGTCTCCGCCGTCGTCCTCAACTCCGGTGGCGCCAACGCCTGCACCGGCCCGCTCGGCTTCCAGGACACCCACGCCACCGCCGAGAAGGTCGCCGCGGAGCTGGAGCTCAACGCCGGCGAGGTCGCCGTGGCCTCCACCGGCCTGATCGGCCAGCGGCTGCCGATGGACGTCCTGCTGCCCGGCGTCACCCTGGCCGTCGGGGAGCTCAGCGAGACCGGCGGCGAGGCCGCCGCGATCGCCATCAAGACCACCGACACCGTGCACAAGACCGCCCAGGTCACCAGCCCGGCCGGCTGGACGGTCGGCGGCATGGCCAAGGGCGCGGGCATGCTCGCCCCGAGCCTCGCCACCATGCTGGTCGTGCTCACCACCGACGCCGCCGTGGACAGCGCCGGCCTGGACGACGCGCTGCGCGGCGCCACCCGCACCACCTTCGACCGGATCGACTCCGACGGCTGCATGTCGACCAACGACACCGTGCTGCTGCTCGCCTCCGGCGCCACCGGTCTCACCCCGGACCCGGCCGAGTTCGCCGAGGCCGTCCGCACGGTCAGCGCCGACCTGGCCCGCCAGCTGATCGGCGACGCCGAAGGCGCCAGCAAGGACATCCGGATCGACGTCACCGGCGCCGCCACCGAGGACGAGGCCGTCGACGTCGCCCGGACGATCAGCCGCAACAACCTGCTCAAGTGCGCCATCCACGGCGAGGACCCCAACTGGGGCCGGGTGCTGGCCGCGATCGGCACCACCACCGCCGCCTTCGACCCGAACCGGCTGGACGTCGCCATCAACGGCGTCTGGGTCTGCCGGGACGGCGGCGTGGCCGAGGACCGCGACCTGGTGGACATGAAGGGCCGCGAGGTCGTCATCACCGCGAACCTCAACGCCGGTACGGCGAGCGCCTCGCTGTGGACCAACGACCTCACCGCCGACTACGTTCACGAGAACAGCGCCTACTCGACCTGA
- the argB gene encoding acetylglutamate kinase yields the protein MTLIEALPWLERFHGKTVVIKFGGNAMVDDSLKSAFAQDVVFLRYAGLHPVVVHGGGPQISAQLDKLGLESNFTNGLRVTTPETMDVVRMVLAGQVQRELVGLLNEHGPFAVGMTGEDAHTMTAVKRYAVVDGEQVDIGLVGDIVNIEAGAVKALIADGRIPVISSIARGADGHVYNINADTAASALAVALGAEMLVVLTDVEGLYKDWPHSDDVISQLNASELEELLPELASGMLPKMEGCLRAVRSGVGTARVLDGRVQHSLLLEIFTDEGIGTMVVPDDEPTVTGGLA from the coding sequence ATGACGCTGATCGAGGCGCTGCCGTGGCTGGAGCGCTTCCACGGCAAGACCGTCGTGATCAAGTTCGGCGGCAACGCCATGGTGGACGACAGCCTCAAGTCGGCCTTCGCCCAGGACGTCGTCTTCCTGCGCTACGCAGGCCTCCACCCGGTCGTGGTGCACGGCGGCGGCCCGCAGATCAGCGCCCAGCTGGACAAGCTCGGCCTGGAGTCCAACTTCACCAACGGGCTGCGGGTGACCACCCCCGAGACCATGGACGTGGTCCGGATGGTGCTGGCCGGCCAGGTGCAGCGCGAGCTGGTCGGCCTGCTCAACGAGCACGGCCCGTTCGCCGTCGGCATGACCGGCGAGGACGCGCACACCATGACGGCCGTCAAGCGCTACGCGGTCGTCGACGGCGAGCAGGTGGACATCGGCCTGGTCGGGGACATCGTCAACATCGAGGCCGGCGCGGTGAAGGCGCTGATCGCCGACGGCCGGATCCCGGTCATCTCCTCGATCGCGCGCGGCGCCGACGGCCACGTCTACAACATCAACGCCGACACCGCGGCCTCCGCGCTGGCGGTCGCGCTCGGCGCCGAGATGCTCGTCGTCCTCACCGACGTCGAGGGCCTCTACAAGGACTGGCCGCACTCCGACGACGTGATCAGCCAGCTCAACGCGAGCGAACTGGAGGAGCTGCTGCCCGAGCTGGCCAGCGGCATGCTCCCCAAGATGGAGGGCTGCCTGCGCGCCGTCCGCTCCGGCGTGGGCACCGCCCGCGTGCTGGACGGTCGGGTGCAGCACAGCCTGCTGCTGGAGATCTTCACCGACGAGGGCATCGGCACGATGGTCGTGCCGGACGACGAACCGACCGTGACCGGGGGACTGGCATGA
- a CDS encoding acetylornithine transaminase — translation MTHNEQLTGRWQHTFTDNYGTPRIPLVRGAGSKLWDADGKEYTDLLGGIAVNALGTAHPAVVEAVSRQIATLGHVSNLFMAEPTIALAERLLALDGREDGRVFFCNSGAEANEAAFKISRRTGRTHLVALQGAFHGRTMGALALTGQPAKQDPFRPLPGDVTHVPFGDVEALRAAVTTETAAVFLEPIQGENGAIPLPDGYLRAAREITRATGTLLVLDEIQTGVGRTGHWYAHQAFEGVEPDVVTLAKALGGGLPMGAVLAFGEAADLLTPGQHGTTFGGNPVAAAAGLAVLDTIESEGVLEHVRKLGERLRQGVEAIGDPLVSHVRGAGLLLGIVLTEPVSAAIQAAAQDAGFLVNAAVPDAVRLAPPLVLTEQEADAFLAALPGILRTVREGAPADAS, via the coding sequence ATGACGCACAACGAGCAGCTCACCGGCCGGTGGCAGCACACCTTCACCGACAACTACGGCACCCCGCGGATCCCGCTGGTGCGCGGCGCGGGCAGCAAGCTCTGGGACGCCGACGGCAAGGAGTACACCGACCTGCTCGGCGGCATCGCCGTCAACGCCCTGGGCACCGCCCACCCGGCCGTCGTCGAGGCGGTGAGCCGGCAGATCGCCACCCTCGGCCACGTCTCCAACCTCTTCATGGCCGAGCCCACCATCGCCCTCGCCGAGCGGCTGCTGGCGCTGGACGGCCGGGAGGACGGCCGGGTGTTCTTCTGCAACTCCGGCGCGGAGGCCAACGAGGCCGCGTTCAAGATCAGCCGGCGGACCGGCCGCACCCACCTGGTCGCCCTCCAGGGCGCCTTCCACGGCCGGACCATGGGCGCGCTCGCGCTCACCGGCCAGCCCGCCAAGCAGGACCCGTTCCGCCCGCTGCCCGGTGACGTCACCCACGTCCCGTTCGGCGACGTCGAGGCGCTGCGCGCGGCCGTCACCACCGAGACCGCCGCCGTCTTCCTGGAGCCGATCCAGGGCGAGAACGGCGCGATCCCGCTGCCGGACGGCTACCTCAGGGCGGCCCGCGAGATCACCCGGGCCACCGGCACCCTGCTGGTCCTGGACGAGATCCAGACCGGCGTCGGCCGCACCGGCCACTGGTACGCCCACCAGGCGTTCGAGGGCGTCGAGCCGGACGTCGTCACCCTCGCCAAGGCGCTCGGCGGCGGTCTGCCGATGGGCGCCGTGCTCGCCTTCGGCGAGGCCGCCGACCTGCTCACCCCGGGCCAGCACGGCACCACCTTCGGCGGCAACCCGGTGGCCGCCGCGGCCGGGCTCGCGGTGCTGGACACCATCGAGTCCGAGGGCGTGCTGGAGCACGTCCGCAAGCTCGGCGAGCGGCTGCGCCAGGGCGTCGAGGCGATCGGCGACCCGCTGGTCTCGCACGTGCGCGGGGCCGGACTGCTGCTCGGCATCGTGCTCACCGAGCCGGTCTCGGCCGCGATCCAGGCTGCGGCCCAGGACGCGGGCTTCCTGGTCAACGCGGCCGTCCCGGACGCCGTCCGGCTGGCTCCGCCGCTGGTGCTGACCGAGCAGGAGGCGGACGCCTTCCTCGCGGCACTGCCGGGCATCCTCCGGACGGTGCGCGAGGGCGCCCCGGCCGATGCGAGTTGA
- a CDS encoding arginine repressor, translated as MTASHSGPSAAGPTPQVPQTRTARHRRIVDLLTRQPVRSQSQLAKLLADDGLVVTQATLSRDLDELGAVKIRNRDGALIYAVPAEGGDRTPRAPMGESASEGRMARLAGELMVSATASGNLVVLRTPPGAAQFLASAIDQAEVFEIIGTIAGDDTVLLISRDPAGGQALADHLMQLAQAKAQ; from the coding sequence ATGACCGCTTCCCACTCAGGCCCCTCCGCCGCCGGCCCGACGCCGCAGGTCCCGCAGACCCGCACGGCGCGCCACCGGCGGATCGTGGACCTGCTCACCCGCCAGCCCGTGCGTTCGCAGAGCCAGCTCGCCAAGCTGCTCGCCGACGACGGACTCGTGGTCACCCAGGCCACCCTCTCCCGGGACCTGGACGAGCTGGGCGCGGTCAAGATCCGCAACCGGGACGGCGCGCTGATCTACGCCGTCCCGGCCGAGGGCGGCGACCGCACGCCGCGCGCACCGATGGGGGAGTCGGCCAGCGAGGGCCGGATGGCCCGGCTGGCCGGCGAGCTCATGGTCTCCGCGACGGCCTCCGGCAACCTGGTGGTGCTGCGCACCCCGCCGGGCGCCGCCCAGTTCCTGGCCTCGGCGATCGACCAGGCCGAGGTGTTCGAGATCATCGGCACCATCGCCGGCGACGACACCGTCCTGCTGATCAGCCGCGACCCGGCCGGCGGCCAGGCGCTCGCCGACCACCTCATGCAACTCGCCCAGGCCAAGGCCCAGTAG
- the argH gene encoding argininosuccinate lyase: MTADQSADVRLWGARFADGPSEALAKLSASVHFDWRLAPYDIAGSKAHARVLHKAGLLSDDELAGMLAGLDQLLADVEAGTFTGTVADEDVHTALERGLLERLGPDLGGKLRAGRSRNDQIATLFRMYLRDHARIIGALLLDLQQALVDLAEAHPDTAMPGRTHLQHAQPVLFAHHVLAHVQALGRDAERLRQWDARTAVSPYGSGALAGSSLGLDPQAVAADLGFEGGSVGNSIDGTASRDFVAEFAFVTAMIGINLSRIAEEVIIWNTKEFGFITLHDAFSTGSSIMPQKKNPDIAELARGKSGRLIGNLTGLLATLKALPLAYNRDLQEDKEPVFDSCDTLEVLLPAFTGMMATLTVHRERLEELAPAGFSLATDIAEWLVKQGVPFRVAHEVAGACVKVCEAEGIELSDLTDEQFAAISEHLTPEVRSVLSVHGAIASRNGRGGTAPSAVAGQLAEVKAGLARQQEWARG, translated from the coding sequence ATGACCGCCGACCAGTCCGCCGACGTCCGCCTCTGGGGCGCGCGCTTCGCCGACGGCCCCTCCGAGGCGCTGGCCAAGCTCTCCGCCTCGGTCCACTTCGACTGGCGCCTCGCGCCGTACGACATCGCCGGCTCCAAGGCCCACGCCCGGGTGCTGCACAAGGCGGGCCTGCTCTCCGACGACGAGCTCGCCGGCATGCTGGCCGGCCTGGACCAGCTGCTCGCCGACGTCGAGGCGGGCACCTTCACCGGCACCGTCGCCGACGAGGACGTCCACACCGCCCTGGAGCGCGGCCTGCTGGAGCGCCTCGGCCCCGACCTCGGCGGCAAGCTGCGGGCCGGGCGCTCGCGCAACGACCAGATCGCCACGCTCTTCCGGATGTACCTGCGGGACCACGCCAGGATCATCGGCGCCCTGCTGCTCGACCTCCAGCAGGCCCTGGTCGACCTCGCCGAGGCGCACCCGGACACCGCGATGCCCGGCCGCACCCACCTCCAGCACGCCCAGCCGGTGCTCTTCGCCCACCACGTCCTCGCGCACGTCCAGGCCCTCGGCCGGGACGCCGAGCGGCTGCGCCAGTGGGACGCCCGCACCGCCGTCTCCCCGTACGGCTCCGGGGCGCTGGCCGGCTCCTCGCTCGGCCTCGACCCGCAGGCCGTCGCCGCCGACCTCGGCTTCGAGGGCGGCTCGGTCGGCAACTCCATCGACGGCACGGCCTCGCGCGACTTCGTCGCCGAGTTCGCCTTCGTGACCGCGATGATCGGCATCAACCTCTCCCGGATCGCGGAGGAGGTGATCATCTGGAACACCAAGGAGTTCGGCTTCATCACGCTGCACGACGCCTTCTCCACCGGCTCCTCGATCATGCCGCAGAAGAAGAACCCGGACATCGCCGAGCTCGCCCGCGGCAAGTCCGGCCGCCTGATCGGCAACCTGACCGGCCTGCTCGCCACCCTCAAGGCGCTGCCGCTGGCCTACAACCGGGACCTCCAGGAGGACAAGGAGCCGGTCTTCGACTCCTGCGACACGCTGGAGGTGCTGCTGCCCGCGTTCACCGGGATGATGGCCACCCTCACCGTGCACCGGGAGCGGCTGGAGGAGCTGGCCCCGGCCGGCTTCTCGCTCGCCACCGACATCGCCGAGTGGCTGGTCAAGCAGGGTGTGCCGTTCCGGGTCGCGCACGAGGTGGCCGGGGCCTGCGTCAAGGTCTGCGAGGCGGAGGGCATCGAACTGTCCGACCTGACGGACGAGCAGTTCGCCGCGATTTCCGAACACCTGACCCCCGAGGTCCGGTCGGTGCTCAGCGTGCACGGCGCCATCGCCTCCCGCAACGGGCGCGGCGGCACCGCCCCCTCGGCCGTCGCGGGCCAGCTCGCCGAGGTGAAGGCGGGCCTGGCGCGGCAGCAGGAATGGGCCCGGGGCTGA
- a CDS encoding sigma-70 family RNA polymerase sigma factor: protein MCTTLPAAPSAEDVYLAECRRRAVRETVAALPGRCPELIAALAEDPPPTYRELSERLGMPRGSIGPTRSRCLACLRTLLHAERYP, encoded by the coding sequence GTGTGCACCACACTTCCCGCCGCTCCCTCCGCCGAGGACGTCTACCTCGCCGAATGCCGCCGCCGCGCGGTCCGCGAGACCGTCGCCGCGCTGCCCGGCCGCTGCCCGGAGCTGATCGCCGCCCTCGCCGAGGACCCGCCGCCCACCTACCGCGAGCTCTCCGAACGCCTCGGCATGCCCCGCGGCTCCATCGGCCCCACCCGCTCCCGCTGCCTGGCCTGCCTGCGGACCCTGCTCCACGCGGAGCGCTATCCATGA
- a CDS encoding GNAT family N-acetyltransferase: MGMSVIISAADADDAEQILKLQYLGYQPEAELYGDWALEPLTQSLESLRAELAEQHFLVARLGDEVVGTVRGRIGADGVGRIGRLVVHPRMQRHGLGGRLLDALERRLAEEGPVSAYRLHTGHRSLGNLRLYARQGYRQTRVEQVSSRLSFVHLEKPVATPLAGTPLAATA, translated from the coding sequence ATGGGCATGAGCGTGATCATCTCGGCCGCGGACGCCGACGATGCGGAGCAGATCCTCAAGCTCCAGTACCTCGGCTACCAACCCGAGGCCGAGCTGTACGGAGACTGGGCCCTGGAGCCCCTGACACAGAGCCTGGAGAGCCTGCGCGCCGAACTGGCCGAGCAGCACTTCCTGGTCGCCCGGCTGGGCGACGAGGTGGTCGGCACCGTCCGCGGCCGAATCGGTGCCGACGGCGTCGGCCGGATAGGGCGTCTGGTCGTCCACCCGCGGATGCAGCGTCACGGCCTCGGCGGCCGCCTCCTGGACGCGCTGGAGCGCCGCCTGGCCGAGGAGGGTCCGGTGAGCGCCTACCGCCTGCACACCGGCCACCGCAGCCTGGGCAACCTGCGCCTGTACGCCCGTCAGGGCTACCGGCAGACCCGGGTCGAGCAGGTCAGCAGCCGGCTCAGCTTCGTCCACCTGGAGAAGCCCGTCGCCACGCCGCTCGCCGGCACCCCGCTTGCCGCGACGGCCTGA
- a CDS encoding methionine ABC transporter ATP-binding protein, giving the protein MITTTDLTKVYRSRGREVTALAGVDLHVRPGEVYGVVGTSGAGKSTLIRCVNMLERPTSGTVTVDGVELTALSGGENRAGRELREARRRIGMVFQHFNLLSSRTVQQNVELPLEIIGLDRTQRRRKAAELLDLVGLGDKARSYPNQLSGGQKQRVGIARALAGDPKVLLSDEATSALDPETTRSILKLLRDLNQQLGLTVLLITHEMDVIKSVCDSAALMRGGRVVESGELTELLAEPGSELARELFPLSEFGTGHPGSTVLEITFQGDTSAQPFVSQLARTYQIDINILGAAVETIAGRMVGRMRVELSGGHQDNVVPIGYLREQGLQVDVIGAANGAVA; this is encoded by the coding sequence GTGATCACCACCACGGACCTCACGAAGGTCTACCGCTCCCGAGGCCGCGAGGTGACCGCCCTCGCCGGTGTCGACCTGCACGTCCGCCCGGGCGAGGTCTACGGAGTCGTCGGCACCAGCGGTGCCGGCAAGTCCACCCTCATCCGCTGCGTGAACATGCTGGAGCGTCCGACCTCCGGCACCGTCACCGTGGACGGGGTCGAGCTCACCGCGCTGTCCGGCGGCGAGAACCGGGCGGGACGGGAACTGCGCGAGGCGCGCCGCCGGATCGGCATGGTCTTCCAGCATTTCAACCTGCTGTCCTCGCGGACGGTGCAGCAGAACGTCGAGCTGCCGCTGGAGATCATCGGCCTGGACCGCACCCAGCGCCGCCGCAAGGCCGCCGAACTCCTGGACCTGGTCGGCCTGGGCGACAAGGCCCGCAGCTACCCCAACCAGCTCTCCGGCGGCCAGAAGCAGCGCGTCGGCATCGCCCGCGCCCTGGCCGGCGACCCCAAGGTGCTGCTCTCCGACGAGGCCACCTCGGCGCTCGACCCGGAGACCACCCGCTCGATCCTCAAGCTGCTGCGCGACCTCAACCAGCAGCTCGGCCTCACCGTCCTGCTGATCACCCACGAGATGGACGTCATCAAGTCCGTCTGCGACTCCGCCGCCCTGATGCGCGGTGGCCGGGTGGTCGAGTCCGGCGAGCTCACCGAGCTGCTTGCCGAGCCCGGCTCCGAGCTGGCCCGCGAGCTGTTCCCGCTCAGCGAGTTCGGTACCGGCCACCCCGGCTCCACCGTGCTGGAGATCACCTTCCAGGGCGACACCTCGGCCCAGCCGTTCGTCTCCCAGCTGGCCCGCACCTACCAGATCGACATCAACATCCTCGGCGCCGCGGTGGAGACCATCGCCGGCCGGATGGTCGGTCGGATGCGGGTCGAGCTGTCCGGCGGCCACCAGGACAACGTGGTGCCGATCGGCTACCTGCGCGAGCAGGGCCTGCAGGTGGACGTGATCGGCGCGGCGAACGGAGCGGTGGCATGA